From one Lotus japonicus ecotype B-129 chromosome 3, LjGifu_v1.2 genomic stretch:
- the LOC130743765 gene encoding secreted RxLR effector protein 161-like, giving the protein MIGSLMYLTITIPDLMFAVSLASRYMERPTEQHQQVVKRVMRYLNGTTGLGILYKRRGSRNLVAYTDSDYAGNVDDRRSTSGYVFLLGEGVVAWSSKKQAVVSLSTAEAEFIAAASCACQCIWLRRILFSLDHFLDKCSQIHCDNSSAIKLSKNPILHDLVDKLELHTASSV; this is encoded by the exons ATGATAGGAAGCCTGATGTATCTCACTATCACCATACCCGACTTGATGTTTGCTGTCAGTTTGGCAAGTAGATATATGGAAAGGCCTACTGAGCAACATCAGCAGGTGGTCAAAAGAGTTATGAGGTATCTTAATGGAACTACTGGTCTAGGAATTCTGTATAAGAGGAGGGGAAGTAGAAATCTGGTTGCCTACACAGATAGTGACTATGCAGGAAATGTTGATGATAGGAGGAGCACCTCTGGATATGTTTTTCTACTAGGGGAAGGTGTTGTTGCTTGGTCTTCTAAGAAGCAAGCAGTTGTTAGTCTCTCAACAGCTGAGGCTGAATTTATTGCAGCAGCTTCTTGTGCTTGTCAGTGCATTTGGCTGAGAAGAATTCTTTTCTCACTTGACCATTTCCTAGACAAGTGCTCACAGATTCACTGTGACAATAGCTCAGCCATCAAGCTTTCAAAAAATCCTATCTTGCATG ACTTGGTAGATAAGCTAGAACTGCATACTGCAAGTTCAGTTTAA
- the LOC130746745 gene encoding protein disulfide isomerase-like 1-4, which produces MRILILLSLATLLLFSSHVFCEEEEDLSFLDEPDTSSSLHHHDDDGGDFGDDADLDDFSGYEDAYKQPEIDDKDVVVLKDKNFSDVVKNNRYVMVEFYAPWCGHCQALAPEYAAAATELKGENVILAKVDATEESELAQEYDIQGFPTLYFFVDGIHKPYNGQRNKEAILTWIKKKTGPGIHNITSLDDAERILTSESKLVVGFINSLVGPESEELAAASRLEDDVNFYQTVNPDVAKLFHIDPNVKRPALILIKKEEEKLNHFGGQFVKSEIADFVSSNKLPLVTIFTRESAPAVFENPIKKQLLLFATSTDSEKILPLFQEAAKFFKKKLIFVYVETDNEDVGKPVSDYFGVSGSDPQVLAYTGNDDGKKFILDGEVTVDKIKTFGEDFLEDKLKPFFKSDPIPESNDGDVKIVVGNNFDEIVLDESKDVLLEIYAPWCGHCQSLEPIYNKLAKHLRGIESLVIAKMDGTTNEHHRAKSDGYPTLLFFPAGNKSFDPITVDTDRTVVAFYKFLKKHASIPFKLQKPASTSESENSAAKGSSDAKESQSSDSDVKDEL; this is translated from the exons ATGAGAATTCTCATTCTGCTTTCTCTCGCAACCcttctcctcttctcctctCACGTTTTCTgcgaagaggaagaagatctCAGCTTCCTCGACGAACCCGACACctcctcctccctccaccaccacGATGACGACGGCGGCGATTTCGGCGACGACGCCGATCTCGACGACTTCTCCGGCTACGAGGATGCTTACAAACAGCCTGAGATTGACGACAAGGACGTCGTCGTTTTGAAGGATAAGAATTTCAGCGATGTGGTTAAGAACAACCGTTATGTCATGGTGGAGTTTTACGCGCCGTGGTGCGGTCACTGTCAGGCTTTAGCGCCGGAGTATGCTGCCGCCGCCACTGAGCTGAAGGGTGAGAATGTCATTTTGGCTAAGGTTGATGCCACGGAGGAGAGCGAGTTGGCTCAGGAGTACGACATTCAGGGTTTTCCTACGCTCTACTTCTTCGTCGATGGCATTCACAAGCCTTATAATGGACAAAGGAACAA AGAAGCTATATTGACCTGGATTAAGAAGAAGACGGGACCTGGCATACACAACATAACTTCGTTGGATGATGCTGAGCGCATCTTGACCTCCGAAAGTAAACTTGTTGTGGGGTTCATCAATTCTTTAGTG GGTCCTGAGAGCGAGGAGCTTGCTGCTGCTTCAAGACTTGAGGATGATGTCAATTTTTATCAAACTGTGAATCCTGATGTGGCTAAGCTTTTCCATATTGACCCTAATGTTAAACGCccggctttgatcctgatcaagaaagaagaggaaaagCTGAACCATTTTG GTGGCCAATTTGTAAAGTCTGAAATAGCAGACTTTGTCTCATCCAACAAGCTTCCTCTGGTAACCATTTTTACAAGAGAAAGTGCACCAGCAGTCTTTGAAAATCCAATCAAGAAACAG TTGTTGCTGTTTGCAACTTCAACTGACTCAGAAAAAATCCTCCCATTGTTTCAAGAAGCAGCAAAGTTTTTCAAGAAAAAG TTGATCTTTGTATATGTGGAGACGGATAATGAAGATGTTGGGAAGCCTGTATCAGATTACTTTGGTGTCAGTGGGAGTGATCCACAG GTACTTGCATATACTGGAAATGATGATGGAAAAAAATTTATCCTTGATGGAGAGGTGACTGTTGACAAAATTAAG ACATTTGGGGAAGATTTCCTCGAAGACAAGCTAAAACCATTTTTCAAGTCAGATCCGATTCCTGAAAGT AATGATGGTGATGTGAAAATAGTTGTTGGGAATAATTTTGATGAAATTGTCTTGGATGAGTCAAAAGATGTTCTCCTTGAG ATTTATGCTCCCTGGTGTGGCCATTGTCAATCATTGGAACCAATATACAACAAACTTGCAAAACATCTTCGTGGTATTGAGTCTCTTGTCATAGCCAAGATGGATGGTACAACAAATGAACATCACAGGGCAAAG TCTGATGGATACCCAACTCTTCTATTCTTCCCAGCAGGAAACAAGAGTTTTGATCCT ATTACTGTTGACACAGATCGCACGGTGGTAGCTTTTTACAAGTTCCTCAAGAAACATGCTTCAATTCCATTCAAGCTCCAGAAACCAGCCTCAACTTCTGAATCCGAGAATTCTGCTGCTAAagggagctctgatgccaaagAGAGCCAGAGTAGCGATAGCGATGTGAAGGATGAATTGTGA